CCTGATACCTGTTAGTATGTAGATCAAGTGCCGTTTTCGCATCGTTTCCTTCCTTCATAGATAGGCTGGAGCTTGATTAAAAGTATTTTTAGTTGTCATCACAAAGTTACAAGTGTTTAGATTAATGAATACAGATTCATTATGGCTAGGTTTTGAGTAATTGGtaatgataaattgataatgtCCTGGGACAAGTGCAAATTGCAAAAATATCAGACCAGCTTGTGAAAGAAGAATACTACCCAATAATTGAACCTGAGTCGTCCTACTCAAAAGAACTACAAAATTCGATTTCCAAAAGTACATTAACAGTTGGAAGTCTAGAAGAGGACTTCAAGGTGGTGGTGGGATTAGTCTGCCACCGTGTTGTTCCTTCTCCTGAAATTTCAGGGGGTAAATTGGGCCAACCGTGCTGATCCTTCTATGTGCTTGCGCATATAGAAGTTTCCTACCTGAAATTTCTCGTTAGAGGgtattgttttctttctctttgcGAGCAAAGTGTAGAGGTAAGTTGGGCAAAAATCCAATGTATGACCACAATGATTTATTCTCAatgggaatcgaactcaaaattAGAGGGTattattttccttctctttgtgAGCAGAGCCTAAaggtaaattgagtcaaaatccAATCTGTGACCACATGATTTATTCCAAGTGGGAAGGGTTAATTGGGTCAAAACCAACGAACCAACTAGGCTATAACTGAAATAGTTGTTAGCAAATACGCTGCTCTGTTATTCAATTCAAAAACTATGTACTTAATCAtatccatttttattttatgttgatCGAAGTCATACTGGCACATGCGAATTTTCAGTGGCAAAATTATTTGACCAGTTTGCTACATGGCACATGCCCTTAAAATAATTGatgtttttaatgttttttacaGGCTGGTACTACCACTTTATCCTATTAATTGTAAGTATTATCAATCCTTATCTATCTATTTTATCTATCTATTTTatctattaatatatttattctttttaatttgAATGTGTGTGACTAGAGATTAGTGAACATGATCAATGGTTGATATTGATGCAGTTACGTGTACAGCTCATCCTATTGGTTGGAACGAAGCTACAGTTGATCATATCCAAGATGGGTCTTAGAATTATGGGGAGAGGGGAGGTTGTGCGGTGTGTGCCGGTGGTTGAACGTGGTGATGACCTCTTCTCGTTCAATAGGTCCAGCCTTCTCCCCACCGGTACCTCATCAACTTTGTTCTCTTTCAGGAACATTAATTCTCTACTCGCAATttatgtgtttttatttttgctcTCTAACAAATGCAAATTAGTACTAAAAGTCTCTATGTGGTTGTGCACTTTACTCTAAATATTGTTAATAAAGTGAAAAATCGTGAataaattttatcaaaaaatcCACCCACTTACTATAAGCCAATATTATTGGTCTTGGACTACTCGGTTTTCGTGGATACACCGAACTTGCACTCGCAGTGTTTATTCTTCCTACTAGTCTCACTTAATAGTATTTAGGCTCAAGGATAATACCTTAGTTGTGTGAGAGGATGTGAGTCTTTACACATCACTTGGATTTCTCCAAACAATGTGGGATTATAATTTTGACATATATGATAATCTGAATCTCAATGGATTATGTTAGACTTATTTTGGTGTTCCAAATTATGTTCCTTGTTTAAAAATCAGATTGAATCTCTAACTCATTTGTTGTGAATTCTTAAAGTTCGATTTTACTTGAAGCAATATCATTGTACTCACACACACTGTTTCAGCCTTACCGTCCTGAATTTAGACCACCCTGAGGGTCCTCTGTAGCTACGTCACTCTCCCTCACTATATCCTTAATTAAGTTATTAACAACTTTataatgattatatataaataaccaTAATAAAGTAACCCGCAAATCTGCTAATTAAGTAATAGTTCATCTAAATGCATCCACTTTTTTACTCTATACATcccctactttttttttcctctatatACCCCGATCCCACCATTGACCccacctcttttatatttttataatttttaatttatttggtctCCATTGAATAATCATAAATCTTCGGCCCATAACCTTATATAACTATccataaaattagaaaaaaaaaattatagataagTTACTTAAATTGTAGTGGATGAGTAATTTAATCTACAAAAAGATGTAGAGAAAATAATACCAAAGACATGCATTTATAATACTTGAAAATGGTATTACAATAATTTAACATaagtataataataaataacatacaataaatatacatcataaaaattcaaactaaaataattacaaatatgcaaaagaattgacatcataaaaattataattcaaactgaaatgattacaaacatacaaaaaaaactcatatcataaaaatttaaactaaaataattgcaaaaaatacaaaaaaaaaatcacaccaaaaaatttataattgatatagttataaacatacaaaaaaattagtacaaagtattaaaataaaatttttttttgtaataatattgttttttgaaacaaataaattaaaaattataaaaatataaaagatgtGAGGTTAATGGTGGGATAGGGgtgtatagaaaaaaaaaaaaagagggggtGTATTGGAGTAAAAAAATGAGGGTATTTAGATGAAGTCGTTAAGTAATTATCATCCCCCTGTAACAGCCTCCACTATTAGTAGTTTAGTACCCAACGAAACCCATTGAATTTCCACTTTATTTACAGTCTTGCTCCCCACCTCTCTCATCTATATCTGACACATCCTCTCTCTCATTTCTTTGGTTTCTCCGGTTTTTCATCAATGGCGAGAGGTTCTTCCCAGTCCCAGTCCCagtcctccacctcctccacgAGTTCGCGCCCTGGCCTCATGGCTCCCCGTGGCTCATCTGCGGCCACGGCGGGCATGCGTCGCCGCCGAATCGCTGGAGGCAACTCCTCATCCGGCTCTGGCGCAGTCGGTGGTTCAGGACCGAGCAACATGCTCCGCTTCTACACCGATGATGCCCCTGGCCTCAAGATCTCCCCCACTGTCGTTCTTGTCATGAGCGTTTGCTTCATCGGCTTCGTCACCGCTCTCCACGTATTTGGAAAGTTTTACCGCTACCAATCCGGTGCCTGAACCCTAACATCCTTACTCTGGTCGAATCCTATACTATTTCGATTCtgtcttttttaattttggatGCTCTGTACATTATGTCAGGGTTGTAGTGGATAAAGTTTTCTTGATGTTGACTTTGGCGTGAAATCGCTTTAGATTTTACTTTGAAGGAAGAGAAATGAGTTTTCAACTTCTCTTCGTCTCGATCTATGTCtgctttcgtttttttttttatgattgatCGTCAGCTGCGGTATGGATTGTGTGTGTGATTCGCGTCTCTTGTTTAATTTTGTTGCGTTTGAGCTAAATTTTGGTATTGATAAGGAATCATAACTTGAGTTCTGTGATATGCATTGATTTGCATTCGCGAATCTGAGGGTTAAGCTTCTAATATTTTCCCATTTTAGAGAAACTTGCATTAATTAGTGCACTCTAGTGTTGAAGACTCAATAGACGGCTATAGAATTTTTATCTGGTTTTGATGCTTTGCCATTAATGAGTTTTCAAAAAGATAAGACAGAAAGGAAGGGAAAGAGGAAACAAACTGATAAAGCCGTCTTACAAAGTTTAAGACTACATGCATGTTTCTTTGTTCTGTTAACTTTGTTTCGTGTGAGAAAAAATCATCTATGTTTGGATGGAATGTTATTAGCTCTCTACTGTACCTTTTATCTAAAGTTAGAACCCTAGGAACACTGCACAATGAGAAGTTGCATGTATAGTCATGTAATTACTGCTAAAACCCCAGCATTAAAAATTGTCCTTTCTAGAACTGCCGAACTGATTTAGTTACTGTTACCTTGCCGCAAGACTGGAGTTGCGAAACAAGCCACCCTCAAGGCTGGACTCTGTCATGGGTTTGCTTAAGATTTTTCGTAAGTTAGATAAGCAACCATCCAGCAGCTGTGCAATTTAATTAGGAGGATGGATGTCTCAGTTTTGAAATGCTTAAATATTTTTGCATGACTTTCTGGACTGAATAACAGCggaaagagaagggaaggggaAGCATCCTACTCAAAACAAGAAGGTACTTGTTTTGAAGCCAATATCTTACCATGGGGAGCCACAGTCTAGTTATTTATTGAGAGTTGGTTGTTTCATGGTCTGGGACAGTTTAATTTTCAGTGAAATAGGGCGAATTACTAACTAAATAAGTTGCTTCTTCCTATGCGGCCAATTGCTAATTTCGGGATAAACGACAGTCTAGT
This genomic stretch from Tripterygium wilfordii isolate XIE 37 chromosome 22, ASM1340144v1, whole genome shotgun sequence harbors:
- the LOC119991853 gene encoding protein transport protein Sec61 subunit beta-like, with translation MARGSSQSQSQSSTSSTSSRPGLMAPRGSSAATAGMRRRRIAGGNSSSGSGAVGGSGPSNMLRFYTDDAPGLKISPTVVLVMSVCFIGFVTALHVFGKFYRYQSGA